cgctgccgcgctcggTCTGCGCAATGGCCCGCTCGTAGAGCTCCGTAGCGCGCTTCTGCAGGCCGGCGTACGCGTCGGGCGATagcacctcgaggagcaccgcctcgcggttcgcgagctcgagccagcactcgacgctcgcggaGCTGTGCGAAAAGAGGTGGCGGAGCGCTTTGTCTTTGCTCGCACTGCGCACTTCCTCCGCCTCGCCTTGCGCGACACtcgcctcgggcgacgcggcaaaAAGGAAAAAGCGCTGCACCACAtcgtcgtgcagcgcctgggcATACATACGCGCGgtgccgacgagctgcgacgaggcgagcagcgcaccggtgcgggcgacggcgagctcgagcgtgctCCACGCCCACTtgcttgcgcggcgcgcgagcttgggcgcgtcgggcgcgacatgcgccgcgtgctgcgcccaCGCCATAAAGTCGAGCCACAGCGCaacgcgcgccgagtggggcgcgagcagcgcggcggactcgggcagcgcagcgtgcgtcgaCTCGAGCCAGAGCACAAGCGAGCCCCACACGGGCGCCGAGGTATCTTGAGCGACATGCGTGGCGCTTGTGCACGCATCGAGCATGCTGAGCCACGCTGCACGTGCCGCACCGGCATCCTGGCCGTCCGAGGCCCAGGAAAAGGCAaacggcgcagcggcgtccGTGCCGGGGAGGCCACGCTCCGCGGCCTGGCGCCCAATGCGCTCGTACAGCGCCCAGGCACCAGGGTGCATCGCGTCGGTCTCGGCCAGGCGCTGTGCGTCGCGGTACAGCGAGGCGAGTGtttcgtcgtcgtccaccGCATCCAGGCggcggacgagctgctcgactgCGAGCCAGGCCAGGTCCAGGTGGGGGCCGTCGCGGagaagcgcgtcgagcagcttgtcttcggcgcggccgaggtaCTTGAGCAGgttcgcctcgtcgatgccggcgcgcgtgggGTTCGCGAggaagcgcagcgtcgcgaggaacgcaagcgcaagcgcctcgtcgtctgCGGATTGGTGCTTGCGGAAGAGCGtgacgagcgtgcggatcACCACAGGGAGGTCACCGCTCTCGGACAGCATCGCGAGGAACGGCGTCGCTTGCCAGCCCACCGAGCCGTCGTCCGACACGGCCTCGCTCACGACcgactcgtcgtcgtcgtcgtcgtcgaccgctTCTTGCGTGCGCACCACAAGCCGCTCCGAGACGACCTGCAGCAGGAAGAGCACGGGGCGGCATACGCTCCACGGATCAAGCGTACCCACGCCACCCTCGGCGACACGCAGGTCATGGGGgatcgccgcgagcgcataCAGCGCATCAAGGGGGGGCGAAAAGGTAGGGTGCACCTTGctcgcgccgtgcagcagcccgttctgctcgagctccgtctcggcgagcgacgccgggAGCGCCGCCCACTCCATGtccttgcgcacgccgtgcgaGAACGGGTGCAGGAGTGGGTGCACACACTTTAGCACCGCGTCCGCCAGCTGTCCGGCCTCGgaccacgccgaggcggtggtgtcgagcgcggcgagcacgccgtcAATCAGCCGGTTGCGCAGCACATcgcccgagccgagcgtgtccttcgaggtgcgcagcgagatCACCTCGCCACCCGCACGCACGACCACCGAGTCATAAAAGGGGAAGGaggcgaggagctggaGGAGCGCCACATACAAATACAGTTGCACAgtcgtcggcagcgcctTTTGTGCATTCGCAAGCAGGATGAGCGGGATGGAGCCGCTCATGATCTGCTTGTGCCCTTCGGGGATCTGGATACCCGCCGAaggcgcggtgcgctccgTCGCAAAGGTCTCTTGTTCGTCCAGCGTCGCCTCCGGGACGTCatcgtcgacctcggcttcggccgcagccgcctcctcgtcctcttccGCGTCTTCCGGGGCGACCGTgtgtgcagcagcgcgcgccgaggcaaaGGCTTCGCCTTGCAGGACAGGCGCCGCATCCGCGCCACTGTCCAGGCCCAGCACACgccaccggcggcgcaggcgctcgacaaagACGAGCTCCATGCGGAAGTACTCCACCCAGAGCCGAAGCACATCCTGCTCGTACTCGTTGAGCGAccagcgcagcgtgccggggtcgcgcacggcgcggccgccgttcttggccttgcgcaccttgctcggcgcctgctCCACGGCCTCTTGTGCGAGCTTCGCATCGGTATCCACCAGCGGGTTCATGCGCAGACcccgctgcagcagcgcacgcgccgcagttGTGTCGGCATTGCCGTTCAGCTCGTAGTCCGCCGCCGACAGCCACAGGGCGACGTGCGAAGGATGCAGCGACAGTGCGCGTGCGTACACGCGGCCGGCCACTACGCGCATCTTGCGGCTGCGTGCCCACGCCAGGTAGCGCTCCCACGCATCGACGTCGTAGCGGAACTTGCGCACCATGCGCTCAAAGATGCCGATGCACACCGCCGAGTACGACGCTGCCTGTTTTGCGAAAAAGTTGCGgggcagcagg
This window of the Malassezia japonica chromosome 4, complete sequence genome carries:
- the UTP6 gene encoding U3 snoRNP protein (EggNog:ENOG503NYHC; COG:S); this translates as MERVQYSLERSLPQLKLLDEQGLLSKDELRSITSQRQGFEARLIRRKADKADFVQYLEFEDDLNSLVQLRARERMREASKQARLPDAEHKARLLPRNFFAKQAASYSAVCIGIFERMVRKFRYDVDAWERYLAWARSRKMRVVAGRVYARALSLHPSHVALWLSAADYELNGNADTTAARALLQRGLRMNPLVDTDAKLAQEAVEQAPSKVRKAKNGGRAVRDPGTLRWSLNEYEQDVLRLWVEYFRMELVFVERLRRRWRVLGLDSGADAAPVLQGEAFASARAAAHTVAPEDAEEDEEAAAAEAEVDDDVPEATLDEQETFATERTAPSAGIQIPEGHKQIMSGSIPLILLANAQKALPTTVQLYLYVALLQLLASFPFYDSVVVRAGGEVISLRTSKDTLGSGDVLRNRLIDGVLAALDTTASAWSEAGQLADAVLKCVHPLLHPFSHGVRKDMEWAALPASLAETELEQNGLLHGASKVHPTFSPPLDALYALAAIPHDLRVAEGGVGTLDPWSVCRPVLFLLQVVSERLVVRTQEAVDDDDDDESVVSEAVSDDGSVGWQATPFLAMLSESGDLPVVIRTLVTLFRKHQSADDEALALAFLATLRFLANPTRAGIDEANLLKYLGRAEDKLLDALLRDGPHLDLAWLAVEQLVRRLDAVDDDETLASLYRDAQRLAETDAMHPGAWALYERIGRQAAERGLPGTDAAAPFAFSWASDGQDAGAARAAWLSMLDACTSATHVAQDTSAPVWGSLVLWLESTHAALPESAALLAPHSARVALWLDFMAWAQHAAHVAPDAPKLARRASKWAWSTLELAVARTGALLASSQLVGTARMYAQALHDDVVQRFFLFAASPEASVAQGEAEEVRSASKDKALRHLFSHSSASVECWLELANREAVLLEVLSPDAYAGLQKRATELYERAIAQTERGSGRLPLDEVWAKYLAFLVESKHDMPAALATFQRALHRLQATEAASAHALETAWHALVDSV